AACTCATTATAAAGTTTTAAGTTATCGTGAGAACAAAGACAACCAAATAACAACCCTGCTTGAGCTAACTCCTATAACGGGTCGTTCTCATCAACTACGGGTGCACATGTTATTTATTGGTCACCCCATTATTGGTGACCGACTGTATGCTCACGAACAAGCATTAAATTGTAGTAATCGTTTGCAGTTACACGCCAAAATTCTACAAATAGCACACCCCGTTACTGAGAAAACCTTGGCCTTTACAAAAGCTTGCCCATTTGATTAATACGATGAATTACTAGGGTTAATTAAAGAAAACATCAATAACGTCGATAATATATTTACATCACCTTTAGTAAGTCTATAGTGTTAATTAATCAACGGTCAGAGGAAAACTTTTTATGCATTTGAATACAAAGCCTATAGTTTTTTTCATATTATTAGCTGTATCGACTTTAGTTATAAATAACGTTTACTCATCTCCATTTTTGCCATACCAGGAAGCACAACAAACAGAAGATACTCAGCCCAATGGCAAAGGGGATCCTGAAAAAGCTGAAGAGATTAAACCTGAGGTGGCAGCAACTAACACTGAGGCGACACAAGACGAAGCAACAGAAGACGACCATCAACATGATGTCATTATTAATCTGCCCGTAAATGCATTTGACCAACAACAGCAAGATATTAAGCATTATTTAACGCAAGAGAAAATCATCCCGATAATGGTTGGAACAGACAAATATCTAACGATAATCAATCAACACACCACACCCGTAAATAAAGGCGTTATGGTGTTAATTCCGGATTGGCAGCAAAGTATAACAACCCCTTATGCACTTAATCAGCTGCGTAAAAATATGCCTGATCAGGGTTGGACAACAATAACGTTACACCCACCAAATAAGCCTGAAGGCTACCCTTCACAGGCATTAACAGCAGAAGAGCGAAATAAAGAAAATATTGAAATACTTGAAAACTATGGCAAAAAATTTGCTGAGGTCATGCAAGCGACTATTGAACAAGCCAAGCGTTTTCCTGGTGGAATTATTGTAATAGCTGAGGGTAATAATAGTGCGGTATTGCTCGATATTTACCAACAAGGCTTAGTAGGCGCACCCGCTGCGTTTATTATGCTTAGCAGCTATATGCCGACACAACCAGCGAGCGAAAAAATAGCTCAACAACTGGCTGTTACAGACTATCCAATTCTTGATTTATATTTACAGCGCGATCATCATTTAGTACAAGCCAACGCTATATTAAGAAAAGCGTCAGCGAAAAGAGAACTGAAAATATATTTTCGACAAAAACAATTAAGTAATCAAGTCACAGGTTACTATCCTAAAAATAGCTTAACCAAAGAAATTATAAGCTGGCTTAACTCAATGGGTTGGTAAGTTCTCAAGTGAAACATCTCTTAAAAACAGCATGATTATTGTCATGCTATTTTTTGCTGACAAATTTTGCCCAAGACAGTAATAATTCTCGAAAGTCTTCGCGCCCACAAGAAGAGGAGTCTTGTAAATCAAAATCAATACCTTCTTCAATAAGTGAGTCTGGTAATACTTCTAAACCGTCCATACTCGCATTGGTTTGAACGGTTACATCACCTCGATTAAAAATAACCGTATACTCGTTACCTGTAATCGTAATTTCTAACTGTTTTTCTGCTTCAATATCTGCGATCGCAGACAATAGTTCCGAAAGCTTATCTGTATCTGTGCCTACTTCAACTTCTAACCATGGACCAATGACTTCATGGTCGAGCGAAAACTTAGCGATAGCACTACCCGTTAAGGGATCATCTATAAATTGATATTCCATATATACCTCGTTCTGAAAACCTTTAGCGAGAAAACCTATTTAGCCGTTACTAAATTATATAACCTAGTTTCGTATAAAAATGATTTAACCTAGTTGATATTTATTTAGATAACGTTAGATTCGTCACCATTATTTTAAAGAAAATCTTCTAATACTAACAAGGACATTGTTATAATAATTATCACAATCTAATTGTAGCAAACCCCGAGTTTTTAACACTAGATTACGAAGCTTAATTACTAGAATAACTTTAGTTGATGTAATAAGGAGATGGTTTATCACAAATAATGGCATGAGTTTTCTATCAGCATACTTACGTTTAAATCAACGAAGACGATTCAAAATTTATGTCACTCTAATTTGTTACGTGTTCTTTTTGTTTATGTCGATGAAAGTTGTTTCACAACCTTTACCAACAATCACCGTGGCGATGTATATTGAACCGCCATTTTCTAACATTGTAGACGGTAAATTTGTCGGCGAAAACATCGATATTGCCAATGCATTAGCAGAAAAATTATCACGAGAAGTCAGGTTTATCTATTGCCCGCCAGCCCGCTGCTTTGCTTTTTTACAAAACGGCCAAGCTGATATGATGATTGCGATCAGAAAAACCGAAATAAGAGAGCAATTTCTTAACTACCTTGAGCCTCCGATAAAAATTCAGCACTTACCGCTACAGTTTTATATTCGCGCAGAAAGTAAAATTGAATTGAATCGCTATCAAGACCTGCAACCCTTGAAAGTTGGGGTTTTAAGAGGCGCTTCGTATTTTGATAAATTTGATCATGATACACAGCTGACTAAAATCCCGTTAACTAATTATCAGCAACTCGTTGATATGCTTTTAAAAGGGCGTATTGATACTTTTCTGGAGCGGGAAGAAACTATTACCCCTTGGGTTGATCAAAAAATTTATAAAACCAAGATTAAGTTAGCAAAATTTTCTTATGATGAAACGGTTGGCTCTTACATCGTGGTATCTAAAAGATCGCCATTAAGAAATGAAATTGCACACTTATCAAAAGCGTTAAAGGCAATATCAGACAACGGCGAAATTCAAACTATTCTTAACAAGGTAAGAAACTAGGTTGAATTCAATTGAACTTACGAAGTGATTTATCGTCTATAAATTACCTACTCTAGCCGACATTGAAATCATTGTGCGAAAAGGAACTTACACTGCTATTTTATTTTCCTTGGTTGTCCACGGCATTATCATTTTATTGATTTTTATCACTCATTCACATAAAGAAAAATCAATAAAGAAAATCAACAAAAGCCCACCGATAAAAAGCTTCCTATATTATGCTCCCAATTTAACCACAGCGCAGGCAAATCAAAATAAACAAAAACCAATAGAAAAACCAAAGCGCATCGAGGCTGATCATAATGAGCAGAAAGTACTGGTTACTGAAGAGCCTATTACTAATAAACCTATTTCTAATAAACCTAATACTAATAAACCTGCTATTGATTTAGCCGATAAAAATACGCTTACTCCTCTTAATAAAACAATCAAAAAGTCTTTAATACCATCAACAATTACCCATACGATAACACTACCGAAAGCTAGCAATACAGAGCCGGACTCACCTCTTCCTCTACCAGCACCTAGTAATAAAAAACTCGATAGTTTCACTCAATTACAAAGGCTGCGTAGTAAGCTAAATAATGGTTCTGCCCCTACTGTAGATAACCCTTATCAACACGATCAACCTCCTTCAATTTTTAACACTACATCGAAAACGGTTCCCCACTCAGTACCCTTGAAAGATGAAGATAAAGAACGAGAACAAAACACTAAAAATATGGGTGCAGGAATAGCGATTACAAAAGGAGATGATGGTAGGTGCTCGGTAACACAAGACATGAGTGCATACGGTTTAAGTGAAGGCTCCTCTGTGCAATTTTTCAGTTGCGGTGAATCAAAGTTTGATAAAAGCTTTCGAGAACATATGAAAGCCGTTAAGGAAAAACTGGGCAAAAACTAATTTTGGCTCTTGTTGATAATTGAGCAAAAAGCGCTGAAATTTAAAAGCCATAAGTATATAAATAAGATGAAAAGTTCGATTGAACATATTGGTCTATAATATAAATAACTTCACTTGGGTCTCAAGCTAAATAAACACCTAAATGCATTAAATACCGTTAATATTTTGAGCAAATTAAAACGCATATAGATATCATCTTGAATGCAAAAATTATAAACAGAATTTTATCCATAAATTCTTCAAGATAGGTCAGCTTAAATTTTGGGTTGATGATGTTAACCGATAGTAAAGCCCAAAAGAACTATCCATTATTTTTAATAATATCAATGACTAACTGAACACACCCAACCAGTATAACCGTTCTTTCTACTAACCATAAATTTGGTGAATAGTGCTTATTGAACCAAGTGATTAGTAGTCATCAAAAAATCAGGTAGAATATAGGCAAATTTTATACTGCTATGCATTATTGATCTTACAATTATACTTTGTTCAAATTAATTGCGCTTGATCGCTAACCAAGAATGATTACATCACCATTCTTTTTAACTTTTATTGCGACAATAAACAAAGTTTAATAGTGCTTAGTTAAATTGTTATTAGTAAATAAAGTCAGAGAGGGAATCAAATGAGTCTGTATTTAGAATATATCGCAGAAATTGAAAATCGTAAAAATGAGCTAGGTTTAGCACCTAAGCCAATCGATAGTGCTGAGTTATTAGCGGAAATCATTGAGCAAATTAAAGATCAAGGGCACGCACACCGCGAAGACTCTTTGAATTTCTTTATCTATAACACGTTACCGGGCACCACAAGTGCTGCCGGTCAAAAAGCCGCTTTTTTGAAAAAAATCATTTTAGGTGAAGAAGCTGTAGCAGAAATAACCTCTGAATTTGCTTTTGAACTACTATCGCACATGAAAGGTGGTCCATCTATCGAAGTGCTACTTGACCTAGCATTAAGTGACGATTCAGCATTATCAACACCAGCTTCTAACGTATTAAAAACACAAGTATTCTTATACGATGCTGATACAGCTCGTCTTGAAGCAGCCTTTAAAGCAGGCAACGCTGTTGCTAAAGAACTTTTAGAAAGTTATGCAGAAGCTGAATTTTTCACCAAGCTGCCTAACATTGAAGAAAAAATTGAAGTTGTAACTTATATTGCTGGTGAAGGCGATATCTCAACTGATTTACTTTCTCCAGGTCACCAAGCACATTCTCGTGCTGACCGTGAGTTACACGGCCAGTGTATGATCACACCTGAAGCACAAAAAGAAATACAAGCATTACAAGCTAAGCACCCGAAAGCAAAAGTTATGCTTATTGCTGAAAAAGGCACAATGGGCGTTGGTTCTTCTCGTATGTCTGGTGTTAACAACGTGGCACTTTGGGCCGGTAAACAAGCAAGTCCATATGTACCATTTATTAACATTGCACCTGTAGTTGCAGGTACTAACGGTATTTCTCCAATCTTCTTAACAACCGTTGATGTAACTGGTGGTATTGGTCTTGATCTTAAAAACTGGGTTAAGAAAGTTGATGCCAACGGTAAGACTGTTGTTGACGAAAATGGCGATGCCGTATTAGAAGAAGCTTACTCTGTTGCTACTGGCACAGTGTTAACGATTGATACTAAAGCGAAGAAGTTATTAAACGGTGATAAAGAGCTAGCAGACATCTCTTCAGCTTTCACTCCACAAAAAGTGGAATTCATGAAAGCCGGTGGTTCTTACGCTGTTGTATTTGGTAAAAAACTACAAACGTTTGCCTCTGAAGCTTTAGGTGTAGCAACTAAACTTGTTTATGCTGCTTCGAAAGAAATTTCACATGCAGGTCAAGGCCTGACAGCTGTAGAAAAAATATTCAACAGAAATGCTGTTGGTGTTCTTTCTGAAACCGATCTTCATGCGGGTTCAGATGTGCGCGTTAAAGTGAACATTGTAGGTTCACAAGACACTACAGGCCCTATGACTTGCCAAGAGCTAGAAGCGATGGCTGCATCAACTATCTCTCCTTTAGTTGACGGTGCATACCAATCTGGTTGTCACACAGCATCAGTTTGGGATAGTAAAGCTAAAGCTAACATTCCTAAGCTTATGAGTTTCATGAACAAGTTTGGCCTTATCACAGCTCGTGATCCTAAGGGTGTATATCCTGCGATGACGGATGTTATTCATAAAGTATTGAATGACCTTACAATTGATGACAGAGCAATCATCATTGGTGGTGACTCGCATACTCGTATGTCTAAAGGTGTAGCATTTGGCGCTGACTCAGGTACTGTTGCGATTGCACTGGCGACAGGTGAAGCGGCTATGCCAATTCCAGAATCTGTTAAAGTTACCTTTAAAGGCAAAATGCAAGGTCACATGGATTTCCGTGATGTTGTGCATGCAACACAAGCACAAATGCTTAAACAGTTTGGTGGTGAAAACGTATTCCAAGGTCGTATCATCGAAGTACATATTGGTACGTTAATGGCTGACCAAGCATTTACTTTTACTGATTGGTCTGCAGAAATGAAAGCGAAAGCTTCAATCTGTATTTCAAATAATGAAACTTTAATTAAATCAATCGAGCTTGCTAAGAGCCGTATCCAAATAATGATCGAAAAGGGTATGGAAAACGAAGCTAAAACGCTTAACGGTTTAATCGCATTAGCTGACAAGCGTATTGAAGAAGTTAAATCAGGCACTAGTCCAGCACTAGCACCTGACGACGCAGCTAAATACTATGCAGAAGTTGTTATCGACTTAGACGTTATCGACCAACCAATGATTGCTGACCCTGATGTAAACAACGATGATGCATCTAAGCGTTACACACATGATGTTATTCGTCCAGTATCATACTATGACGGCAAAACTGTCGACTTAGCCTTTGTAGGCTCTTGTATGGTGCACAAAGGTGACATGCAAATCATCGCTCAAATGTTACGTAACATTGAAAAACAAAATGGCAAAGTAGATTTTAAAGTGCCATTAGTTGTTGCGCCACCAACTTACAACATTGTTGATGAGCTTAAAGCTGAAGGCGATTGGGATATTTTACGTAAATATTCTGGTTTTGAATTTGATGATGCTAACCCGAAAGGTGCTGCACGTACTAAGTACGATAACATCATGTATTTGGAACGCCCTGGTTGTAACTTATGTATGGGTAACCAAGAAAAAGCTGAACCTGGCGATACGGTTATCGCAACATCAACGCGTTTATTCCAAGGTCGTGTTGTTGCCGATACTGCTGAGAAAAAAGGTGAATCATTACTAGGTTCAACACCTCTAGTTGTGCTTTCAGCTGTACTTGGTCGTTTCCCATCATTAGAAGAATATAAAGCTGCTGTTGAAGGTATTGACTTAACTCGCTTCGCTCCTCCTACAGAAGAGATGAGCACTAAGTACGTACCGATTAAAATGGTATAAGCTTGGTCTATTTGTTTAGCTAACATGGCTCGTTAACGTTAGCTAAACTCGGTGTTCGACTCAATGCTTAAATCAAGAGTTGAGAGAACATTTAAGATTCAATAGCAAAAAAGGTGACTTAATATAAGTCACCTTTTTTATGTCTTCACTAAATTGATATTAGCTAGCAGTAAAATTAATTTAACACCTCTGTGCCTCTTAGCTTGCTTTATTTTTACTTATTACTGACTGTAGAAACTTTCAAAAAACTACGGATTAGGGCATTCAATATTCGCAGATAATGAAGGCATAATCATATTAGGAAATGATAATTTATCATCAAAGCGCTCTACCCCTTCTAACACTTCAATTTTAAAGCCGTAACTTTTGCAAATACGTAGAGATTGACGCATTAAAAAAGTGGCCAACTTACTAAACTCAGTATTTTGCTTAGCAATAACTTGTAAATGATGTTTACCGTTTTCTAAGTCAGTTTGTTTAAATTGAACTTCGTGATCAAAGTCCCACTGCGATGCGCCATTTGGTGTTTCAATATTTTGCGCACAACCAAATAACATGACTAGCGGCAACAGAGTCAGTACGTTAAGTTTATTCATATAACCTCATATACAACAAATTAATTAAATACAAATATGACAGGAATGAAAGTGAGCATAATACCCACTTTCATTTTAGATAATAGTGTTAATTCGAAGAAAAAACTAAGTTATCAATAAATGCAGCATCTTCTCCTCGAGCCACACTGCCATCTTTTAAATAGTTAAAGCTGATTTCGTGAAAACCAGACTCAAGAGTAATCTCATTTGCTTGCCAATCCTGTGTGCTTATACGAAAGACTACTTCACCATCTAAAGAGACTTCTAAATAATCACAGCAAGACTCAGAGTCGACTAATGAATCAAAGGTTAATACGCCAGCAGTAAATACATTGCTATAAACAATACTACTGATTTGACTATTACCAATAACACCCGAACGAAGCATTTCAGTTTCAACAGCCCAATCAGCATCAGAGTTAACACCTTGTGCCCAGTTTCCAGACAACTCAGCGGCTGAGAAGTCAATCATCAGCTCAGTGATAGAATCAGGTAATGAAGATGGGTCATTAGGATCTGTTTCAAATATTAACACTTCATCGCCATCGTTAAATAAATCGCCATCGCTATCCAATTCAAGTGGATCAGTTAAGTATTCAAGCACTTCATCTCCATCTGTTAAATTATCACCATCAGTGTCTGTAATTAACGGATTAGTTAAATACGTTTTTACTTCTTCAAAATCATTTAAGCCATCATTATCTGTATCATTATTATTAGGTAAAGTGGCTGATTCGTACTCTTCCATGTTAGTTAAGCCATCACTATCAAGTTCGGTTAGCGCATCAGTAGCATCATTAGGATCAAGACCAAACTTTCTTTCCCACCAATTGGGCATGCCATCGTTATCTTCATCAATAACGGGCACCTGAGCAATAAATGAGCCTCTAATGACGCTGTTTTGTAATTGAACAGAAGTGAAATCATTACTAACTAGTACCACTTGCTGATTTGAGTTAGTTAAAACTAGAGTATTTTGTGCATAAATATCAAGATCATAAAAGTTTCCTGAAATATTATAATCATCTACATTAAGCAAATCAGTTTCAATACCATTGGCATCATACATTTTAATAGTACTCCCCCAAGAAGCGGTATAAATATTACTATTATCATCAACAGCAATAACTCGAGCTTCACTAATAGTGTAGCTGGCTACTAATACCATTGTTTCAGGGTCATATTTATCTACTTGTGTGCCTGAAAGAGCATAAAGCATATTATCTCCCCCAAGCGAAAGATCTATATAGTCGTCACCAGAAAAGAACTCCTCAGAGTCACTTTCTAAATTAAAGCGCACAATTCCCGCAGTGTCATTACCATAAACAGCCATATCGGTGACATAAACATAATGATTAAAGTGTGCAATCCCGCCATATGAATTATTATTTAAAATGCTCCAGTTTTGATATTGCTTATGTCGCCAAGTCGCATGAAGAGGATTATAAATTGAAAGTGATGGGGAATTATGACCATTAAAAATAGCAATTCGACCATCATCTAAAACGGTTAGATCTCTTGCGTTTTGGTTGTCAAACCTTGGAATTTTAATTGATGATAAAAGGTATTCTTCAAAATTATATAAATATAAATTTTGATTTGAAACCATAACACTTTGTACACCTCTATCGAATAAGCTTAATAAAGGTGTTATTTTAAGGTTGTCTAAATACACGCCACAATTTTCTACTTTGAATAAAACTGTATGTCTGCCTCTAGGGATAACAACCTTTTTTTCCTGCCATGTATCACCAAAGGAGAATTGCTTACTCAGTTCGTCATCCACATAAACAGATATACTACCGTTATATTGACAAGCGCTTTTCACATCAAACGCTAAGTCGTTGCCATTGAAAAATCCATCGAATGAAATAGCTGATACCCCAGAAGAGAAAATACTATAGTCACCATCAGAGCTTTCTAAATTACTAACACCCCAGCTACTTGCTAGCGTCTCATCAATAACCCAATCTGTTGGTATAACGGCGTCTTCAAATGAAAAGCTTAATGTTTCTATAACTTCAGGAGTCGAAGTCGCGTCGTTAGGGTCAGTGAGTTCCGAATATTCTTCAAGGTTTGTAATACCGTCACCATCAGCATCTAGCAGGGCATCACTATCATTAAGTAAATCAAAATTGTGTGTTACTTCCCAACCATCAGGCATTCCATCATTATCTGAATCCGAATTAATTGGATTTGATAAATAAAGGTTAACTTCATCTGAATCACTCAAACCATCATTATCTGAGTCATCATTTGTAGGGTCGGTAGAATTTTGAAACTCTTCAAGATTCGTTAATTCATCGGTATCAGAATTAAGTGCCGCATCGCTGGCGTCTAAACGATCAAGGCCGTACAAGTCTTCCCACCAGTCGTCCATCCCGTCTTCATCACTGTCACTGCCAAAATCAATTGCGGTTAATAAGCCCTCTGCTCCTGCAATATAAAGCGCACCTTCTAACGAGAGAGATAGTTTCCCTGAAACAGGATAGCTCCAAACTTGTTCGTGTGTATTTATATCAATAGCATAGGTATTGGTATTATCTTGAATAAACACAAGATTTAACGTTAAAACAATACTGCCCTGTATGTCATTATTGTTTCGTGGTCGCCATTGCCAAAGCGCTTCACCTGTAAATTGATCTAAAACTGTTAATTCGCCTGATTGATTAGCATAAACCTTGCCTAATGCAACGGAAGGAGTACCGATGAATCGATTGTCATAACCGTCACTTTCATAACTCCACACTTTATCTGCTGTCTGAGTATCAAAGGCATATAGATTATTGTTAGAAGTCACTAATGCTATATCATTGCCGGCTAATACTGGCGTACGACAATTTATAGCAAACTCTTCATTGCTTTCAATCGCTGCGCCGGAGGACTTATCAGCAATAACAAAACCATTTGAGAAGTAATAAACATGCTCATTATCAACTGCAGGTGTCCAATCATCACATTGAGTTAAGTCTTGAAACCACAACTCTTCCCCAGTTAATCCATCAAACTTATAACTACCACCATAGGTACCTCCGCCAACGTATAAATCGCCATCAAAAATAGTAGGGGCTTGATAGCGTTCCCATTGGTTGTCATATCTTGTAGAAAATATACTGGCACCATTTTGCTCACTAACAGCATTAAGGTATGCACCATCATCTTCTCTTGTTTGGTAATAAACCTTACCATCAGCAAAAGCAGGCGCATTAATCGAATGAACATTTCCGTAGCTTTTTTGCCAACTTACACTGCCATTTGTAGCATTAATTCCAAAAGCAAACTGTTCATCATAATAGCTAGTATTAGTAACAAATACTTTACCACCACTGGCAACCACAGGGTTTAGCTCGCTTGTTATTGGCAAACTCACGGCCCAACGTAACGATAAATCATCAGGATTAATCGTTATAGCCGAAAATCCAGCATGATCGGCATTTCCTTGATAGCTATTCCACAATTTAGGCGTTGGAACATCACTACTATCAGTAGGATCAGTTTCTAAAAAGAACTCGATGTAATTAGCGTAGTTGTCTTCATCAAAATCTAACTCTCTGTCGGCACTCGACAGCGGTGCAAAACCATAACTGACTTCCCAACCATCTGGCATTTTATCGCCGTCTGAATCACGATTTAGCGGTAAAGTTAAATAGGTATGAACTTCATCACCATCACTCAAGCCATCTCTATCCGAGTCCGCATTATTAGGGTTAGTTTGATAAGTCATTTCATCTAGATTAACTAAGCCATCGTTGTCTGCATCTTCTGCAGCATCATCGACATTAATGTTTAACTGATGAGTCACTTCATATGAATCTGATAAACCGTCTCCATCAGTATCGCTGCTTAATGGGTTTGAAAAGTAGTCCTGAACTTCTTCTCTATCAGTTAAACCATCTTCATCGGAGTCTATTAATAGTGGGTCTGTGCCGTACTCATTAACTTCTATACCATCAGAAAGTCCATCGCCATCAGTATCCGCAATCAGCGGTGATGTGTTATGAGTATTAACTTCAGCGCCATCAAGCAAGCCATCGTTATCAGTATCATCAAGAGTAGGATTAGTTTTTAGGGTAAATTCTTCACGGTTTGTCAGGCCATCGTTATCTGAATCTAACGCGGCATCTGCAGCATCGTTATCATCAAAGTTGTATAACGACTCCCACCATAATGGTAAACCGTCTTGATCCGCATCAACGATTCCAACCGTAGCAACATTTAAGTCACCATTGCTTAAAAGAGTAATAACATTAACATCATCACCATTAGCGGCTAACCCAATTGGGTTGCCAGAGACATTAATACTGGCTTCTAAAGTGAAGTTATTTAATTGCCATATTTTAAGAGTAGAATTATCACCATTATCTTCAATTGAAATAATAAGTTCAGCAGTTGCAATTATATCAGTCGCTTGTAATTGAGCATTGGCAACGGGTAAATCTGTTTCGAGATCGTACAGACCACCATTAGCTGAAATAAGATATTTTCCATCCAATGAAATCCTTAAAGGATGAGCAGCACCAACACTACTGTAAATATCCCCCTCTCCCGTAATATGTCCAAGTGTTTGATCGATAGTTTGATAATGAACGTTACCATATTCAATAGAATAAACTCTTGAATCAGCTTCATTCCAAACATAACTCGCTGAACTCGTATTCCAATCTTTGCTATCCGTTATCTCACCAAATTCATCAATAATATAGTGAGTATTCCAAGCACCATTTTCATTTTCAACTAGGATGAAATCCCCAGCAGAACCAATACCATTAATGGATCGCCCTAAACTTGCAAAAGCAACTTCGCTTAACTCATCCAAAGTAAAGCGAGAAACAACACCCGATGAATAACCGATATAAATTCGGTTATGCTCAGCTGAATAAGTCATCACACGACTTTCGCCAAAGTCATTGTAAATACTAGCTGACATCACGATAGGATTTGTAAATTGATTAGTTGTTGAAGACCAACGGTAAATTCTCTTATTTATATTGCTTAGGAAATAGATATTGCCTGCATCATCAGAAATAACTTTGTCAGGGGTAAATACCGGTTGAGTTGATAAAAAGTCACAACCGTTAGCATTGCCATGAGCACTTAACCAACATGCTGAGTCTAGAGGAAATAAATCTATCGTAAGTAGACTATTTTCACCGGTACTACCTTCATTCCAGCTATCTGGGTAGCCATCAAAATCACTATCAAGTGATGCTTCGCTATCGAATGGAAAGGCATCAATAAGATTATTAACCCCATCATTATCTGTGTCGTCACTTGGTAGGTAATTAATAAATTGAACGCTTTCATCATTTTCAATAACTAACACAGCTTTATCTTCAAATGATTTAACGGCTGTTAAAGAACCCTGAACAATATTAACTTCAACTAGGTTGAAATCTGCATCTCGTCTTTTCAGGTTTACTTGGTTATTTGTAGGTGACTGCACCAATGTCACTAAATCGCCATTTTCTAACCAGAATGCATGTGTA
The Colwellia sp. Arc7-D genome window above contains:
- a CDS encoding DUF3530 family protein, whose translation is MHLNTKPIVFFILLAVSTLVINNVYSSPFLPYQEAQQTEDTQPNGKGDPEKAEEIKPEVAATNTEATQDEATEDDHQHDVIINLPVNAFDQQQQDIKHYLTQEKIIPIMVGTDKYLTIINQHTTPVNKGVMVLIPDWQQSITTPYALNQLRKNMPDQGWTTITLHPPNKPEGYPSQALTAEERNKENIEILENYGKKFAEVMQATIEQAKRFPGGIIVIAEGNNSAVLLDIYQQGLVGAPAAFIMLSSYMPTQPASEKIAQQLAVTDYPILDLYLQRDHHLVQANAILRKASAKRELKIYFRQKQLSNQVTGYYPKNSLTKEIISWLNSMGW
- a CDS encoding YacL family protein, which translates into the protein MEYQFIDDPLTGSAIAKFSLDHEVIGPWLEVEVGTDTDKLSELLSAIADIEAEKQLEITITGNEYTVIFNRGDVTVQTNASMDGLEVLPDSLIEEGIDFDLQDSSSCGREDFRELLLSWAKFVSKK
- a CDS encoding transporter substrate-binding domain-containing protein, producing the protein MKVVSQPLPTITVAMYIEPPFSNIVDGKFVGENIDIANALAEKLSREVRFIYCPPARCFAFLQNGQADMMIAIRKTEIREQFLNYLEPPIKIQHLPLQFYIRAESKIELNRYQDLQPLKVGVLRGASYFDKFDHDTQLTKIPLTNYQQLVDMLLKGRIDTFLEREETITPWVDQKIYKTKIKLAKFSYDETVGSYIVVSKRSPLRNEIAHLSKALKAISDNGEIQTILNKVRN
- a CDS encoding bifunctional aconitate hydratase 2/2-methylisocitrate dehydratase gives rise to the protein MSLYLEYIAEIENRKNELGLAPKPIDSAELLAEIIEQIKDQGHAHREDSLNFFIYNTLPGTTSAAGQKAAFLKKIILGEEAVAEITSEFAFELLSHMKGGPSIEVLLDLALSDDSALSTPASNVLKTQVFLYDADTARLEAAFKAGNAVAKELLESYAEAEFFTKLPNIEEKIEVVTYIAGEGDISTDLLSPGHQAHSRADRELHGQCMITPEAQKEIQALQAKHPKAKVMLIAEKGTMGVGSSRMSGVNNVALWAGKQASPYVPFINIAPVVAGTNGISPIFLTTVDVTGGIGLDLKNWVKKVDANGKTVVDENGDAVLEEAYSVATGTVLTIDTKAKKLLNGDKELADISSAFTPQKVEFMKAGGSYAVVFGKKLQTFASEALGVATKLVYAASKEISHAGQGLTAVEKIFNRNAVGVLSETDLHAGSDVRVKVNIVGSQDTTGPMTCQELEAMAASTISPLVDGAYQSGCHTASVWDSKAKANIPKLMSFMNKFGLITARDPKGVYPAMTDVIHKVLNDLTIDDRAIIIGGDSHTRMSKGVAFGADSGTVAIALATGEAAMPIPESVKVTFKGKMQGHMDFRDVVHATQAQMLKQFGGENVFQGRIIEVHIGTLMADQAFTFTDWSAEMKAKASICISNNETLIKSIELAKSRIQIMIEKGMENEAKTLNGLIALADKRIEEVKSGTSPALAPDDAAKYYAEVVIDLDVIDQPMIADPDVNNDDASKRYTHDVIRPVSYYDGKTVDLAFVGSCMVHKGDMQIIAQMLRNIEKQNGKVDFKVPLVVAPPTYNIVDELKAEGDWDILRKYSGFEFDDANPKGAARTKYDNIMYLERPGCNLCMGNQEKAEPGDTVIATSTRLFQGRVVADTAEKKGESLLGSTPLVVLSAVLGRFPSLEEYKAAVEGIDLTRFAPPTEEMSTKYVPIKMV